One region of Diabrotica undecimpunctata isolate CICGRU chromosome 6, icDiaUnde3, whole genome shotgun sequence genomic DNA includes:
- the LOC140444349 gene encoding UNC93-like protein MFSD11 has protein sequence MSNIQRIFIDSIKKEKPSYKENGYYSQAVNSAFYAASTWAVPSIINVFGVKVSMCLGALVNVLFILQFLLEEVWILYLFCGLAGVGSALLGATQGEYLVLNSSEKTMNRNSAICTIISSFNMIIGNIIVMCGFSGKTEINKSTRILVLTIFAGVCTAGLFVFVLLPVNKKEEKSKETLSKVGAIESFIKAVKLFITRNMLILSVSFLYGGVNAGFLSGIYSSAIGFTQKLPNSKQLVGLSGIFTGIGEIFAGIIITIFDEKIVSLGRKVLIVTGCSLHGLSFILIFINLPDNSTNADTNDAAIIESNTFLAMFCSFLLGLGDCINGNVLFSLLGTLYSESAAEAFSILQFFVGIGLVINFMTAGVVGLYYQLAALFLLAILNVGSVIKVDTYCNQNVLIKNKTKTEISH, from the coding sequence atgagcaatatccAAAGAATTTTCATTGATAGTATAAAGAAAGAAAAACCATCTTATAAAGAAAATGGGTATTACAGCCAAGCTGTAAACAGTGCATTTTATGCTGCATCCACGTGGGCAGTGCCATCAATCATTAATGTTTTTGGAGTAAAAGTGTCTATGTGCTTAGGTGCTCTTGTTAATGTTTTGTTTATACTACAATTTTTGTTAGAAGAAGTTTGGATTTTATACCTGTTCTGTGGTTTAGCTGGCGTTGGTTCAGCTTTATTAGGAGCAACACAAGGTGAATATTTAGTTCTCAATTCCTCAGAGAAAACGATGAATAGAAATAGTGCCATATGTACAATAATTTCAAGCTTTAATATGAtaattggcaatataattgttaTGTGCGGGTTTAGTGGTAAAACCGAAATAAATAAGAGCACACGTATATTAGTTTTGACAATCTTCGCAGGAGTATGTACAGCGGGGTTATTCGTATTCGTTTTATTACcagtaaataaaaaagaagaaaaaagtaaaGAAACATTGAGTAAAGTTGGAGCAATAGAATCATTTATAAAAGCAGTAAAATTGTTTATTACTAGAAATATGTTAATATTAAGTGTAAGTTTTTTATATGGAGGAGTAAACGCCGGATTTCTTAGTGGAATTTATTCCTCTGCAATAGGTTTTACACAAAAACTTCCCAATTCTAAGCAATTGGTAGGCCTATCTGGAATATTTACAGGTATTGGAGAAATATTTGCAGGCATCATAATAACGATTTTTGACGAAAAAATAGTTTCCTTGGGTAGAAAAGTCTTAATAGTAACTGGTTGTTCTTTGCACggtttaagttttattttaatttttattaatcttccaGATAATTCCACAAATGCCGATACTAACGATGCAGCAATTATAGAAAGTAATACGTTTCTTGCCATGTTTTGTTCGTTTCTTTTGGGTCTTGGTGACTGTATAAATGGAAACGTACTATTTAGCTTATTAGGAACTTTGTATTCCGAAAGTGCTGCCGAAGCTTTTtccattttacaattttttgtggGTATTGGATTGGTTATTAATTTTATGACTGCTGGAGTAGTAGGACTTTATTATCAACTTGCAGCTTTATTTTTATTAGCAATATTAAATGTCGGGTCCGTTATAAAAGTAGACACTTATTGCAaccaaaatgtattaataaaaaataaaactaagacaGAAATTTCTCATTAG